The following are encoded together in the Poseidonibacter lekithochrous genome:
- a CDS encoding response regulator transcription factor — translation MKILVLEDNEKLCNFIESSLIKEGYAIDTFSDGEEALEVINNGYTCFILDINVPSTDGITILETIRIYNKDIPVIIISANHELEKIQASYELGCDDYLKKPFLMYELIQKVKKLCEVKERFFDFTNGFIYDYENRHLKNEEGDVKLAKKEILFLELLCKDSTRIFSFEEIEDYVWEGEPTTLTNIRALVKRLRKKIPDNALTIVKGIGYKLNL, via the coding sequence ATGAAAATATTAGTTCTTGAAGATAATGAAAAACTATGTAATTTTATTGAGAGTTCACTAATAAAAGAAGGTTATGCAATAGATACTTTCAGTGATGGTGAAGAAGCATTAGAAGTAATCAATAATGGATACACATGTTTTATTTTGGATATAAATGTTCCTTCTACAGATGGTATTACTATATTAGAAACTATTCGTATTTATAACAAAGATATTCCAGTGATTATCATAAGTGCAAATCATGAATTAGAAAAAATCCAAGCTTCTTATGAATTAGGTTGTGATGATTATCTAAAAAAACCTTTTTTGATGTATGAATTAATACAAAAAGTAAAAAAACTATGTGAAGTAAAAGAGAGATTTTTTGACTTTACAAATGGTTTTATTTATGACTATGAAAATAGACATCTTAAAAATGAAGAAGGTGATGTGAAACTAGCAAAAAAAGAGATACTATTTCTTGAATTACTGTGTAAAGATTCTACAAGAATATTCTCTTTTGAAGAGATAGAAGATTATGTTTGGGAAGGTGAACCAACAACCCTAACCAACATAAGAGCGCTAGTGAAAAGATTGAGAAAAAAAATCCCAGATAATGCTCTAACTATTGTAAAAGGAATAGGATATAAACTAAATCTATAA
- a CDS encoding dicarboxylate/amino acid:cation symporter translates to MTTVWRNIPLWQKIVGALILGLITGIVFGESAQALKPIGTLFINLIKMLIVPLVFVTLVTGIIAMEDLKKMRRVGLKTFFIYLATTAIAIAIGLTVGIVLEPGVGVSLEAASTMTVKEAPTLIDTLLNIITKNPFSSFANGNVLQIIFFAIILGISINLSGEKGEPAKKFFNSMSEAMYKMTEIVMEFAPFGVYALMAWVSASYGADVLLSLGKVIFGVYIAAIIHILFTIGGGISFIGKLNPIRFFKGIVTAQTVAFTSTSSSGTLPVTTQNTTKNLGVSKPVASFVLPLGATINMDGTALYQGVCAMFVAQAFGIELGMEEFMVIILTSTLASIGTAGVPGAGLIMLTLVLTSVGLPIEGVAIIAGIDRILDMARTTVNVTGDAMTSLLIAKSENELDEDIYNGHKEYSEEIEELQVQKAV, encoded by the coding sequence ATGACTACAGTTTGGAGAAATATTCCGCTTTGGCAGAAGATTGTGGGGGCACTAATTTTAGGGCTTATTACAGGTATTGTTTTTGGAGAAAGTGCACAAGCACTAAAGCCTATAGGAACACTTTTTATTAATCTAATTAAGATGTTAATTGTACCATTAGTTTTTGTTACTTTAGTAACTGGAATTATTGCAATGGAAGACTTAAAAAAGATGAGAAGAGTTGGACTAAAAACGTTCTTTATTTATTTAGCAACTACAGCTATTGCTATTGCCATTGGTCTTACAGTTGGTATAGTTTTGGAACCAGGAGTTGGAGTTTCACTTGAAGCAGCTAGTACTATGACTGTAAAAGAAGCACCAACTCTAATAGATACATTATTGAATATAATTACTAAAAATCCATTCTCAAGTTTTGCTAATGGAAATGTATTACAAATCATATTCTTTGCTATTATCTTAGGTATTTCTATTAATCTATCAGGTGAAAAAGGCGAACCAGCAAAAAAATTCTTTAACTCAATGTCAGAAGCTATGTATAAAATGACTGAAATCGTAATGGAATTCGCACCATTTGGGGTATATGCACTTATGGCATGGGTTTCAGCATCTTATGGAGCAGACGTATTACTAAGCCTTGGAAAAGTAATCTTTGGTGTTTATATTGCAGCTATTATTCATATTTTATTTACTATTGGTGGAGGGATTTCATTTATTGGGAAACTAAATCCAATTAGATTCTTCAAAGGAATTGTTACAGCGCAAACTGTTGCATTTACAAGTACAAGTAGTTCAGGAACATTACCAGTTACTACTCAAAATACAACAAAAAATCTAGGTGTTTCAAAACCAGTTGCTAGTTTTGTATTACCATTAGGTGCTACTATTAATATGGATGGGACTGCGCTTTACCAAGGTGTATGTGCTATGTTCGTAGCTCAAGCCTTTGGAATTGAGTTAGGAATGGAAGAGTTTATGGTGATTATCCTAACTTCTACATTAGCTTCAATTGGTACAGCTGGTGTTCCTGGGGCTGGGCTTATTATGCTTACTCTTGTATTAACATCTGTTGGTTTACCTATTGAAGGTGTTGCTATCATCGCAGGAATTGATAGAATCTTAGATATGGCAAGAACAACTGTAAATGTTACGGGGGATGCTATGACTTCATTATTAATCGCAAAAAGTGAAAATGAACTTGATGAAGATATTTATAATGGTCATAAAGAGTATTCAGAAGAAATAGAAGAGTTACAAGTACAAAAAGCAGTATAA
- the pgeF gene encoding peptidoglycan editing factor PgeF: protein MNNILAMFTDTSHGNLAYHVGDDKNNVDNNRKNLAKKLNYKYEDLVYMNQVHGNHVEVVTKDSPKLIDNCDGLITNEKNLALMVMVADCIPILLHDERAGVIAVLHAGRNSTFQKIVQVALDIMTKQFDCKSQDIKAILGPSIQKCCYEVSVEMVNIVASNFGSEFVEGRYINLQGINRSILEANGVTNIEISPICTQCSNKPYYSYRKDNKTGRFAGIIKL from the coding sequence ATGAATAATATATTAGCGATGTTCACAGATACAAGCCATGGAAACTTAGCTTATCATGTGGGTGATGATAAAAACAATGTAGATAATAATAGAAAAAACCTAGCCAAAAAACTAAACTACAAATATGAAGACCTAGTATATATGAATCAAGTACATGGAAATCACGTAGAAGTAGTGACAAAAGATTCACCAAAACTAATAGATAATTGTGATGGACTAATCACAAATGAAAAAAACCTAGCTCTTATGGTAATGGTTGCAGATTGTATTCCTATACTATTACATGATGAAAGAGCAGGAGTTATAGCAGTACTTCACGCAGGAAGAAACTCAACTTTCCAAAAAATTGTACAAGTAGCTCTAGATATTATGACAAAACAATTTGATTGTAAATCGCAAGACATAAAAGCAATTTTAGGTCCAAGTATTCAAAAGTGTTGTTATGAAGTAAGTGTTGAGATGGTAAATATTGTAGCATCAAACTTTGGGTCTGAATTTGTTGAGGGAAGATATATAAATTTACAAGGTATAAATAGATCTATTTTAGAAGCAAATGGAGTTACAAATATTGAAATCTCGCCTATTTGTACTCAGTGTTCAAACAAGCCATATTATTCATATAGAAAAGACAATAAAACTGGAAGATTTGCAGGGATTATCAAACTATAA
- a CDS encoding class I SAM-dependent methyltransferase: protein MNRFDEAAKTWDKRQVSIESSDACVQDLLSNLQLKDNASILDYGCGTGFIAFALKNETNNVTGMDYSSGMIEVFNNKVSEFELDNIRAIKHNMNEEELPKEEFDLIISSKTMHHIKDTNMFFKKSYDALKDGGVLCINDLDKEDGSFHKDQNNDGVEHYGYEKEELFSIAKNLGFEVLAYEIVYNQLKNEQYYPLFNLIVKK, encoded by the coding sequence TTGAATAGATTTGATGAAGCAGCAAAAACTTGGGATAAAAGACAAGTAAGTATTGAAAGTTCAGATGCCTGTGTTCAGGATTTGTTATCCAATCTACAACTAAAAGATAATGCAAGTATTTTGGATTATGGTTGTGGTACAGGGTTTATCGCTTTTGCATTAAAAAACGAAACAAACAATGTAACTGGTATGGATTATTCAAGCGGAATGATTGAAGTATTCAACAATAAAGTATCAGAGTTTGAACTAGATAATATAAGAGCTATCAAACACAATATGAATGAAGAAGAGCTTCCAAAAGAAGAGTTTGATTTAATCATATCATCAAAAACAATGCACCATATAAAAGATACAAATATGTTTTTCAAAAAATCCTATGATGCACTAAAAGATGGCGGTGTTTTATGTATAAATGACTTAGACAAAGAAGATGGGTCATTTCATAAAGACCAAAACAACGATGGAGTTGAACACTACGGATATGAGAAAGAAGAGCTTTTTAGTATTGCTAAAAACTTAGGCTTTGAAGTCCTAGCTTACGAAATCGTATATAACCAACTAAAAAATGAACAATACTATCCACTATTTAATCTAATAGTAAAAAAATAA
- a CDS encoding shikimate dehydrogenase encodes MEKFVIFGNPVAHSKSPQMQNAGFENLNYNGNYDKHHLEDGSTIKQTFLENSYEGANITVPHKEHAFANADEVRGLAQKIHAVNTYINENGKVIAYNTDAPGFLKAIESFGKVKSVLLLGAGGTAKAIALALQESNIDVTVLNRSEGKLDFFKNEGITSYSWDNFEAKEYDLVVNSTSAGLKDEYLPCDKAILEEAFKSAKYAFDCVYGKVTPFLALAQEKGLEIKDGEDMLLFQGVLAFEYFTKQKVGDDVVEAMRKGLKGE; translated from the coding sequence ATGGAAAAATTCGTAATATTTGGGAATCCAGTAGCACACTCAAAATCACCACAAATGCAAAATGCAGGTTTTGAAAACCTAAACTACAATGGAAACTATGACAAACATCATCTAGAAGATGGAAGCACAATAAAACAAACATTTTTAGAAAACTCTTATGAAGGTGCAAATATCACAGTACCACATAAAGAACACGCTTTCGCAAATGCTGATGAAGTAAGAGGATTAGCACAAAAAATCCATGCAGTAAATACCTACATCAATGAAAATGGTAAAGTAATAGCATACAACACAGATGCTCCAGGATTCTTAAAAGCTATTGAGTCTTTTGGAAAGGTAAAATCTGTACTATTATTAGGAGCAGGAGGAACTGCCAAAGCAATCGCCCTAGCCCTTCAAGAATCAAATATAGATGTAACAGTACTAAATAGATCTGAGGGAAAACTAGATTTTTTCAAAAATGAAGGAATCACTTCATACTCATGGGATAACTTCGAAGCAAAAGAGTACGACCTAGTAGTAAACTCTACAAGTGCAGGACTAAAAGATGAATATCTACCATGTGACAAAGCTATCTTAGAAGAAGCCTTCAAGTCTGCTAAATACGCTTTTGATTGTGTATATGGTAAAGTTACGCCATTTTTAGCTCTAGCACAAGAAAAAGGTCTTGAGATAAAAGATGGAGAAGATATGCTACTTTTCCAAGGGGTTCTAGCTTTTGAATACTTCACTAAACAAAAAGTTGGTGATGATGTAGTTGAGGCTATGAGGAAAGGGTTAAAAGGAGAGTAA
- a CDS encoding CcdB family protein: MAQFDVYKNGNPRTNKKVPYLIDVQSDILKHLNTRVVVPLSRDKKIFNGLIKELNVNDEKVYLITSQIGTALVNELNEKVCSLDNQKEDIKNSIDFLIYGY; encoded by the coding sequence ATGGCTCAATTCGATGTATATAAAAATGGCAATCCACGAACTAATAAAAAAGTACCATATCTTATAGATGTGCAAAGTGATATATTAAAACATCTAAATACAAGAGTTGTAGTGCCTTTGTCTAGGGATAAAAAGATATTTAATGGTTTAATAAAAGAATTAAATGTAAATGATGAAAAGGTTTATTTAATAACTTCACAAATAGGTACAGCTTTAGTAAATGAGCTTAATGAAAAAGTATGTTCTTTAGATAATCAAAAAGAAGATATAAAAAATTCTATTGATTTTTTGATTTATGGGTACTAA
- a CDS encoding type II toxin-antitoxin system CcdA family antitoxin, with protein MTRKMTITLEESILSELDTVAENQGKKKSQIIREALTSYLNIASKDEKAEQWYKENKEAIDAYNKEVEEEGLILKDSRMF; from the coding sequence ATGACTAGAAAAATGACTATTACTTTAGAAGAATCAATATTATCAGAACTTGATACAGTAGCAGAAAATCAAGGTAAAAAGAAAAGTCAAATCATTAGAGAGGCTTTAACTTCTTATTTAAATATTGCTTCAAAAGATGAAAAAGCAGAACAATGGTATAAAGAAAATAAAGAAGCAATAGATGCTTATAATAAAGAAGTAGAAGAAGAGGGTTTAATACTAAAAGATAGTAGGATGTTTTAA
- a CDS encoding serine dehydratase subunit alpha family protein — MEINKVLNILKEEIVPALGCTEPIAIAYVSAKAKQILGVLPEKLDIYVSGNMIKNVKSVTIPNSNGMIGIESAVALGVSAGNCDKELMVISCLDNEDIKKAQDYLDTHEINVIHDNTDVKLYIRVEAFSKDESAIVEIKHFHTNITRIEKNAEVLIDQICNDFDFKTTSEDRSMLTIKSIYDLAKSIDTKIVEAIFEQVIELNSNIAKAGLSEKFGVNIGSLIQKNMNNGIYGKDIRNKCVSFTAAGSDARMSGCSLPVMTTSGSGNQGMTASLPIIKYSQEKNLSKEQLIRGLIFSHLSTIHLKTNVGRLSAFCGVMCAASAVSGAISFLEDADYDTVANSITNSLGNISGVICDGAKASCATKIATGIYAAFDSSMLALNDKYLQGGDGIISSNVEDTIKNIGVLSQSGMKKTDEVILGIMQSKNKE, encoded by the coding sequence ATGGAAATCAATAAAGTACTAAATATATTAAAAGAAGAAATCGTTCCAGCTTTAGGATGTACAGAACCAATAGCAATAGCTTATGTGAGTGCAAAAGCAAAACAAATATTAGGAGTATTACCTGAAAAACTAGATATTTATGTATCAGGGAATATGATAAAAAACGTAAAATCAGTAACAATCCCAAACAGTAATGGAATGATAGGAATAGAATCAGCAGTAGCTCTAGGAGTTAGTGCAGGAAACTGTGATAAGGAGCTTATGGTAATAAGTTGTCTAGATAATGAAGACATCAAAAAAGCACAAGATTATCTAGATACACATGAAATAAATGTAATCCATGATAATACAGATGTAAAACTATATATAAGAGTTGAGGCTTTTTCTAAAGATGAGAGTGCAATAGTAGAGATAAAACACTTCCATACAAATATCACAAGAATTGAGAAAAATGCAGAAGTACTAATAGACCAAATCTGTAATGATTTTGATTTCAAAACTACAAGTGAAGATAGATCAATGCTTACAATCAAATCTATATATGACTTAGCAAAAAGCATAGATACTAAAATAGTAGAAGCAATCTTTGAGCAAGTAATAGAGCTAAACTCAAATATCGCAAAAGCAGGGCTTAGTGAGAAATTTGGAGTAAATATCGGAAGTCTAATCCAAAAGAATATGAACAATGGTATTTATGGAAAAGACATAAGAAACAAATGTGTTTCCTTCACAGCCGCAGGAAGTGACGCAAGAATGAGCGGATGTAGTCTACCCGTAATGACTACAAGTGGTAGTGGAAACCAAGGTATGACAGCATCTCTACCAATCATCAAATACTCACAAGAAAAAAATCTAAGCAAAGAACAACTAATAAGAGGACTAATATTCTCACATCTTTCAACAATACATCTAAAAACAAATGTAGGAAGACTATCTGCATTTTGTGGAGTGATGTGTGCGGCTAGTGCGGTAAGTGGTGCTATATCGTTCTTAGAAGATGCAGACTATGATACTGTAGCAAATTCAATAACAAACAGTCTAGGGAATATCTCAGGAGTTATCTGTGATGGAGCAAAAGCCTCATGTGCTACGAAAATAGCCACAGGAATCTATGCAGCTTTCGACTCGTCGATGTTGGCACTAAATGACAAATACCTACAAGGTGGTGATGGAATAATATCTTCAAATGTAGAAGATACAATCAAAAATATAGGTGTACTTTCTCAATCTGGTATGAAGAAAACTGATGAAGTTATATTGGGGATAATGCAGAGTAAAAATAAAGAGTAA
- a CDS encoding LysR family transcriptional regulator, producing MDSNLLKVFVAVAQKNSFSLGAKKLKVTQTNVSLRIKQLEKNLGFEVFHRIPKGVILTKEGEKLLPLAIEIVDKVKEAQNQIRNIKKQDSLVIASTYSNTKMRLIPLLQKLNQDHPDIRLELITNNTIAIKQMIVEYKVDIAFINNEPSHEDIVLLKRYENELLFVESKKNKTCNTILGHQDICAFFNGAKKYYEHLGIEDYPVLELANFEVILACVELGMGSTILPKSIVKKYGYISKVKSTVVSKDIVDIPTCLVCRKDNLPKISNYLKKISLDI from the coding sequence ATGGATTCAAATTTATTGAAAGTTTTCGTAGCCGTTGCCCAAAAAAACAGCTTTAGCCTAGGTGCAAAGAAACTAAAAGTAACCCAAACAAATGTAAGCCTTAGAATAAAACAGCTAGAGAAAAACCTAGGATTTGAAGTATTTCATAGAATTCCAAAAGGAGTAATTCTCACAAAAGAAGGAGAAAAACTACTTCCCTTAGCAATAGAAATAGTAGATAAAGTAAAAGAAGCCCAAAACCAAATAAGAAATATCAAAAAGCAAGACTCCCTTGTAATAGCTTCTACATATTCAAATACAAAAATGAGATTAATCCCTCTTTTACAAAAACTAAATCAAGACCATCCCGATATAAGATTAGAGCTAATTACAAATAATACAATAGCTATAAAACAAATGATTGTTGAATACAAAGTCGATATAGCCTTTATCAACAACGAACCAAGCCATGAAGATATAGTTTTACTAAAAAGATATGAAAACGAACTACTATTTGTAGAATCAAAAAAGAACAAAACTTGTAATACAATATTGGGACATCAAGATATTTGTGCTTTTTTTAATGGAGCAAAAAAGTATTATGAGCATTTAGGAATAGAAGATTATCCAGTCTTAGAACTAGCAAATTTTGAAGTAATACTAGCTTGCGTAGAATTAGGTATGGGAAGCACAATCTTACCAAAATCAATTGTGAAAAAATACGGATACATAAGCAAAGTAAAAAGTACAGTAGTAAGTAAAGATATAGTAGATATTCCAACATGTTTAGTATGTAGAAAAGACAATCTACCAAAAATCAGCAACTATCTAAAAAAGATTAGCCTAGATATTTAG
- a CDS encoding YgjV family protein, with protein sequence MSALTLSIIGTLSVLLHGLGTAQTCPSRSKLYIGTAVVLIIPDLYYSGGLHGALQSVVIATLFFLGSLELSKIEKIVKYFLPIFTMYLFYKLQEPIGLLLVLAGITTTLATIAKKNYDVKRLLFISLFCWGTYALYYQAWFTVAFDVLGICGIIYSLRKEKKKQKNL encoded by the coding sequence ATGAGCGCACTAACTTTATCTATCATTGGAACTTTATCAGTATTATTACACGGTCTTGGTACTGCTCAGACTTGTCCATCTCGCTCAAAGCTTTATATTGGTACTGCTGTTGTATTGATTATTCCTGATTTATATTATAGTGGTGGATTACATGGGGCTTTACAGTCTGTAGTTATTGCTACTTTATTTTTCCTAGGTAGTTTAGAACTAAGTAAAATAGAGAAGATAGTGAAGTATTTCTTACCTATTTTTACAATGTATTTGTTTTATAAGCTTCAAGAACCTATTGGATTATTATTGGTACTTGCAGGTATTACTACTACCTTAGCTACAATTGCAAAGAAAAACTATGATGTAAAAAGACTACTTTTTATTTCCCTATTTTGTTGGGGAACTTATGCACTTTATTATCAAGCTTGGTTTACTGTAGCTTTTGATGTATTGGGTATTTGTGGAATTATCTACTCTCTTAGAAAAGAGAAGAAAAAACAAAAAAACTTATAA
- a CDS encoding HPP family protein, translated as MFAIYNNGSVAIRSSADNLYQIKNTDAPSDVSLKPDDDTLFQELSKKQENNQNKANQEQLNVYKQMANIDTTEAVYHVKDIMTVDCIFLLENATVMDSYNTLKDAQVSQVPILSNDKKILGLINKKIILNLILEDLENSREILSKKVGDLYLPQLITTDPITDIRRVSKVMIDFKLDAIPVVDEEDTLVGIVSKSDIIKAVSTIPKLQLYS; from the coding sequence ATGTTTGCCATATATAACAACGGAAGTGTAGCTATTAGAAGTAGCGCGGATAACTTATATCAAATCAAAAATACAGATGCTCCATCAGATGTATCACTTAAACCTGATGATGATACTTTGTTCCAAGAACTGAGTAAAAAACAAGAAAACAATCAAAACAAAGCAAATCAAGAACAACTAAATGTCTACAAACAAATGGCAAATATTGATACTACAGAAGCTGTATATCATGTAAAAGATATTATGACTGTTGATTGCATTTTTTTATTAGAGAATGCTACAGTAATGGATTCTTACAATACCCTAAAAGACGCCCAAGTAAGCCAAGTACCAATACTGTCAAATGACAAAAAAATCCTAGGTTTAATAAACAAAAAAATCATCCTAAATCTAATCCTTGAAGACTTAGAAAACAGCAGAGAAATATTATCAAAAAAAGTAGGAGATTTATACCTACCACAGCTAATTACTACTGATCCAATTACAGATATTAGAAGAGTTTCAAAAGTAATGATTGATTTTAAATTAGATGCAATTCCAGTAGTAGATGAAGAAGATACCCTAGTAGGAATAGTATCAAAAAGTGATATTATAAAAGCAGTATCTACAATACCAAAACTACAGCTTTATTCATAG
- a CDS encoding UPF0323 family lipoprotein, with product MKKKNHIKKISNYAMVGGLGAILVSGLVGCEDKSNNQQNFQQSDAFASAAQKEGAFVIIEESADGRYAIADEFPSSKTTIVLRKPDGSERILAKDEIDALVKAEEVKIDNGTSPLTNPEAEVSNGGMGLGGVLLSSIAGAMIGSWLGNKLFNNQNYQNQRKTQYKSPQTYSKSQSSFSKAKSSANKTSSSKKSGFFGSKSSSTPKKSGSFFGG from the coding sequence GTGAAAAAGAAAAATCATATTAAGAAAATCTCAAACTATGCTATGGTTGGAGGATTAGGTGCTATTCTAGTTTCAGGACTAGTAGGATGTGAAGATAAATCAAATAATCAACAAAACTTTCAACAAAGTGATGCTTTTGCAAGTGCTGCTCAAAAAGAAGGTGCATTTGTAATTATTGAAGAATCAGCTGATGGAAGATATGCAATTGCAGATGAGTTCCCATCTTCTAAAACTACAATCGTACTAAGAAAACCAGATGGTTCAGAAAGAATCCTTGCAAAAGATGAAATCGATGCTTTAGTAAAAGCAGAAGAAGTGAAAATCGATAATGGTACATCACCTCTTACAAATCCAGAAGCAGAAGTAAGTAATGGAGGAATGGGACTTGGTGGAGTTCTATTATCATCTATTGCAGGAGCTATGATTGGATCATGGTTAGGTAATAAATTATTCAATAATCAAAACTACCAAAACCAAAGAAAAACTCAATATAAAAGCCCACAAACATATAGTAAATCTCAAAGTTCTTTTTCAAAAGCAAAAAGTTCAGCAAACAAAACATCTTCTAGTAAAAAAAGCGGATTCTTTGGAAGTAAATCATCATCTACTCCAAAAAAATCTGGTTCTTTCTTCGGTGGTTAA
- a CDS encoding glutathionylspermidine synthase family protein produces MNLLKLQPLTDEYLESIGFVWHTDEDNSSYVADEVVEISEEEADAYYEATNELYDMFCEAGEYVVENDLFHDLNIPFNLVEIIKESWENDVHWHLYSRFDLAGGLDGKPIKLIEFNADTPTSLFETAVIQWALLKANGLDEASQFNNLYEGLKENFKRIITLDSEIEKFDEYYEKLGWKILFSSISSSSEDINTTKLLQHIADEAGFNTDFEYMENVEFADEGIFANEQSFEFWFKLIPWEDIAIDESELALILAEIIKEKKAIIFNPAYTLMFQSKGFMKVLWDLYPNHPLLLETSFEPLEGKKQVEKRCFGREGANTKIINEDGSIDVETDGVYEGHKAIYQEYVELNTDANGVTYQAGIFYAFEACGLGFRRGEKILNNMSKFVGHIVK; encoded by the coding sequence ATGAATTTATTAAAATTACAACCATTAACAGATGAATATTTAGAATCTATTGGATTTGTATGGCATACAGATGAAGACAATTCATCGTATGTAGCAGATGAAGTAGTAGAAATTTCTGAAGAAGAAGCAGACGCATATTATGAAGCTACAAACGAACTATATGATATGTTCTGTGAAGCTGGAGAATACGTAGTTGAAAACGATTTATTCCATGATTTAAATATTCCATTTAACTTAGTAGAAATAATCAAAGAATCATGGGAAAACGATGTTCATTGGCATTTATATTCAAGATTTGATTTAGCAGGTGGACTTGATGGTAAACCTATTAAACTAATTGAATTTAATGCAGATACACCTACTTCATTATTTGAAACAGCTGTAATTCAATGGGCATTATTAAAAGCAAACGGATTAGATGAAGCATCACAATTCAATAATCTTTATGAAGGACTAAAAGAGAACTTCAAAAGAATTATTACTCTTGATTCAGAAATTGAAAAATTTGATGAGTATTATGAAAAACTAGGATGGAAGATTTTATTCTCTTCTATTTCTTCTTCAAGCGAAGATATTAATACTACAAAACTTTTACAACATATTGCAGATGAAGCAGGATTTAATACTGACTTTGAATATATGGAAAATGTAGAGTTTGCTGATGAAGGTATTTTTGCAAATGAACAAAGTTTTGAATTCTGGTTCAAACTAATTCCTTGGGAAGATATTGCAATTGATGAGAGTGAATTAGCTCTAATCTTAGCAGAAATCATCAAAGAGAAAAAAGCTATTATTTTCAATCCTGCATATACTTTAATGTTCCAATCAAAAGGATTTATGAAAGTATTATGGGATTTATACCCAAATCATCCACTATTATTAGAAACTTCGTTTGAGCCTTTAGAAGGTAAAAAACAAGTTGAGAAAAGATGTTTTGGTAGAGAAGGTGCCAACACAAAAATCATTAATGAAGATGGTTCTATTGATGTTGAAACTGATGGAGTTTATGAAGGTCATAAAGCAATCTATCAAGAATATGTAGAGTTAAATACAGATGCCAATGGTGTTACTTACCAAGCTGGTATTTTCTACGCTTTTGAAGCTTGTGGACTTGGATTTAGAAGAGGTGAAAAAATTCTAAACAACATGTCTAAATTTGTAGGACATATCGTAAAATAA